In Rhodanobacter denitrificans, a single window of DNA contains:
- a CDS encoding UvrD-helicase domain-containing protein, which produces MLNPQQLAAVEHCDSPLLVLAGAGSGKTSVITQKIAYLIQRRKLAPSKIAAITFTNKAAREMRERVAKLVSSEDAAALTVSTFHALGLKFLQIEHARAGLRRGFSVLDADDSGGIVKELAPKGIKNDALFGLRNLLSRAKNGGLSPEEALAAARSPRELEAATIYDLYQQRLAAFNAVDFDDLIRLPLRTLESDAECRDAWRERLRYLLVDEYQDTNDAQYRLLKVLTGERGGITCVGDDDQSIYAWRGANPENIDQLGRDWPNLRVIKLEQNYRCGRRILRAANALIANNPHSHEKKLWSEHPEGAPIRVLECKEAEHEAERIAAIATTLAEKHKARWDDMAILYRGNFQARPLEKALRLARIPYHLTGALSFLDRAEVKDLLCYLRLLTNPSDDAAFLRVVNVPKREIGATTLEKLGQLAQSRHSSLLDATRSDGVLRQLTPRPAAALASFANLLDELRSASLHESAADLVELILKRTGYAAQIAAGTPDASVRERKLGNLQELADWFRAMQKGGNTAGDLASQLALLSHADRDEPGNAVRMMTLHSAKGLEFRFVFIVGCEDGTLPHEGALDEGRVDEERRLMYVGITRAKELLTLSWSAQTKRYGDIHRNQPSRFLHELPQADLHWQGKDPEADKEVTRETAESHMARIKAMLAGG; this is translated from the coding sequence ATGCTCAATCCACAACAACTGGCCGCCGTCGAACACTGCGACAGCCCGCTGCTGGTGCTGGCCGGCGCCGGTTCCGGCAAGACCAGCGTGATCACCCAGAAGATCGCCTACCTGATCCAGCGCCGCAAGCTGGCGCCGTCGAAGATCGCCGCGATCACCTTCACCAACAAGGCCGCGCGCGAGATGCGCGAGCGCGTGGCGAAGCTGGTCAGCAGCGAGGACGCGGCCGCGCTCACGGTGAGCACGTTCCACGCGCTGGGGCTGAAATTCCTGCAGATCGAACACGCCCGCGCCGGCCTGCGCCGCGGCTTCTCGGTGCTGGATGCGGACGACAGCGGCGGCATCGTCAAGGAGCTGGCGCCGAAAGGGATCAAGAACGACGCGCTGTTCGGCCTGCGCAACCTGCTCAGCCGCGCCAAGAACGGCGGGCTGTCGCCGGAGGAGGCGCTGGCCGCCGCGCGCAGCCCGCGCGAACTCGAAGCGGCGACCATCTACGACCTGTACCAGCAGCGCCTGGCCGCGTTCAACGCGGTGGATTTCGACGACCTGATCCGGCTGCCGCTGCGCACCCTGGAAAGCGACGCCGAATGCCGCGACGCCTGGCGCGAGCGCCTGCGCTACCTGCTGGTGGACGAGTACCAGGACACCAACGACGCGCAGTACCGCCTGCTGAAGGTGCTGACCGGCGAGCGCGGCGGGATCACCTGCGTGGGCGACGACGACCAGAGCATCTACGCCTGGCGCGGCGCCAATCCCGAGAACATCGACCAACTCGGCCGCGACTGGCCGAACCTGCGCGTGATCAAGCTGGAACAGAACTACCGCTGCGGGCGGCGCATCCTGCGCGCGGCGAACGCGCTGATCGCCAACAACCCGCACAGCCACGAAAAGAAGCTGTGGAGCGAGCACCCGGAAGGCGCGCCGATCCGCGTGCTGGAATGCAAGGAGGCCGAGCACGAGGCCGAACGCATTGCCGCGATCGCCACCACGCTGGCCGAGAAGCACAAGGCGCGCTGGGACGACATGGCGATCCTGTACCGCGGCAACTTCCAAGCGCGGCCGCTGGAGAAGGCGCTGCGCCTGGCGCGGATTCCGTACCACCTCACCGGTGCGCTTTCCTTCCTCGACCGCGCCGAGGTGAAGGACCTGCTCTGCTACCTGCGCCTGCTGACCAACCCCAGCGACGACGCCGCGTTCCTGCGCGTGGTCAACGTGCCGAAGCGCGAGATCGGCGCGACCACGCTGGAGAAGCTGGGCCAGCTCGCGCAGTCGCGCCACTCGTCCCTGCTCGACGCCACCCGCAGCGACGGCGTGCTGCGCCAGCTCACCCCGCGCCCGGCCGCCGCGCTGGCGTCATTCGCCAATCTGCTGGACGAACTGCGCAGCGCCTCGCTGCATGAAAGCGCCGCCGACCTGGTCGAGCTGATCCTGAAACGCACCGGCTACGCCGCGCAGATCGCCGCCGGCACGCCCGACGCCAGCGTGCGCGAGCGCAAGCTGGGCAACCTGCAGGAATTGGCCGACTGGTTCCGCGCGATGCAGAAAGGCGGCAACACGGCCGGCGACCTCGCCTCGCAGCTGGCCCTGCTCAGCCACGCCGACCGCGACGAGCCGGGGAATGCCGTGCGCATGATGACCCTGCACTCGGCCAAGGGTCTGGAGTTCCGTTTCGTCTTCATCGTCGGCTGCGAGGACGGCACGCTGCCGCATGAGGGCGCGCTGGACGAAGGCCGCGTCGACGAGGAACGCCGGCTGATGTACGTCGGCATCACCCGCGCCAAGGAACTGCTGACGCTGTCCTGGTCGGCGCAGACCAAGCGCTACGGCGACATCCACCGCAACCAGCCCAGCCGTTTCCTGCACGAGCTGCCACAGGCCGACCTGCACTGGCAGGGCAAGGACCCCGAAGCGGACAAGGAAGTGACCCGCGAGACCGCCGAGTCGCACATGGCGCGGATCAAGGCGATGCTGGCCGGCGGCTGA
- a CDS encoding AI-2E family transporter, translating to MDSSLPALRPPSAVVRYASYLLAGATLLLVVEIHLLPALLAGLLVFELVQTMVPLLGRRISGDRARVVVVALLGAVVVGLLILLILGAISLFHAEIGNPQLLWQQQLMPLVEKARQQLPPILVNNLPDSVDDLRVGAIELARKHAATLQLAGKGAVRVFVHIIIGLVLGAIVALSRTRPAHQMGPLAAMLSLRCRRLAEAFHNIVFAQVKISLINTLFTAIFLLGVLPLMGIHVPLAKTLVVATFVAGLLPVLGNLISNTAIAVAGLSVSLGVGIAALVFLVLIHKLEYFLNARIVGTQIRARAWELLVAMLLMEAVFGLPGVIAAPIYYAYLKSELEAEGLL from the coding sequence ATGGACTCCAGCCTGCCCGCCCTGCGTCCGCCTTCGGCGGTCGTCCGCTACGCGAGTTACCTGCTGGCGGGCGCCACCTTGCTGCTGGTCGTGGAGATCCACCTGCTGCCGGCGCTGCTGGCCGGCCTGCTGGTGTTCGAGCTGGTGCAGACGATGGTGCCGCTGCTCGGCCGGCGCATTTCCGGCGACCGCGCGCGGGTAGTGGTGGTGGCGCTGCTGGGCGCGGTGGTGGTGGGTCTGCTGATCCTGCTGATCCTCGGTGCGATCAGCCTGTTCCACGCCGAGATCGGCAATCCGCAGCTGCTGTGGCAGCAGCAACTGATGCCGCTGGTGGAGAAGGCGCGCCAGCAGTTGCCGCCGATCCTGGTCAACAACCTGCCGGACAGCGTCGACGACCTGCGCGTGGGCGCGATCGAACTGGCGCGCAAGCACGCGGCCACCCTGCAGCTGGCCGGCAAGGGCGCGGTGCGGGTGTTCGTGCACATCATCATCGGCCTGGTGCTGGGCGCGATCGTGGCACTCAGCCGCACCCGCCCGGCGCACCAGATGGGGCCGCTGGCGGCCATGCTGAGCCTGCGCTGCCGGCGGCTGGCGGAGGCGTTCCACAACATCGTGTTCGCGCAGGTCAAGATCTCGCTGATCAACACCCTGTTCACCGCGATCTTCCTGCTCGGCGTGCTGCCGCTGATGGGCATCCACGTGCCGCTGGCCAAGACCCTGGTGGTGGCGACCTTCGTGGCCGGCCTGCTGCCGGTGCTCGGCAACCTGATCTCCAACACCGCGATCGCCGTGGCCGGGTTGTCGGTGTCGCTGGGGGTGGGTATCGCCGCGCTGGTGTTCCTGGTGCTGATCCACAAGCTCGAGTACTTCCTCAACGCGCGCATCGTGGGCACCCAGATCCGCGCCCGCGCGTGGGAGCTGCTGGTGGCCATGTTGCTGATGGAAGCGGTGTTTGGCCTGCCCGGCGTGATCGCCGCACCGATCTACTACGCGTATCTGAAGAGCGAGCTGGAAGCGGAGGGCCTGCTGTAG
- a CDS encoding 5'-nucleotidase, lipoprotein e(P4) family gives MRLRLSTSLLALALLAGCAGAPRHPAATATLAAPATAATTVAANDNLNAVAWSQTAIEHDLIYLQTYRDAQARLLAAMKDRHWDALAKDERVAPAGGLQPAVVLDIDETVLDNSPYQARLVRSGGEYNEADWAEWCRQGSARALPGVVEFTQFAAKHGIAVLYVSNRAKDLDQVTLANLRKVGLPVFGPQAFLGLGTFVEGCEQVGTEKGCRRQLISRKYRVLMQFGDQIGDFVTVLANNAAGRQRAMVPYMNWIGSRWFVLPNATYGSWEPALFNNDWSAPPEQRRRQKIDALRYE, from the coding sequence ATGCGGCTTCGTCTTTCCACGTCCCTGCTCGCGCTCGCCCTGCTGGCCGGCTGCGCCGGCGCTCCCCGCCACCCTGCGGCCACGGCGACGCTCGCTGCGCCGGCCACGGCGGCAACCACGGTCGCCGCCAACGACAACCTCAACGCGGTGGCGTGGAGCCAGACCGCGATCGAGCACGACCTGATCTACCTGCAGACTTACCGCGACGCCCAGGCGCGCCTGCTCGCCGCCATGAAGGACCGCCACTGGGACGCGCTGGCCAAGGATGAGCGCGTGGCGCCGGCCGGCGGCCTCCAGCCGGCGGTGGTGCTGGACATCGACGAAACCGTGCTGGACAACTCGCCGTACCAGGCGCGCCTGGTGCGCAGCGGCGGCGAATACAACGAGGCGGACTGGGCCGAATGGTGCCGGCAGGGAAGCGCGCGCGCGCTTCCCGGCGTGGTCGAGTTCACCCAGTTCGCCGCGAAGCACGGCATCGCCGTGCTCTACGTGTCCAACCGCGCCAAGGACCTGGACCAGGTCACCCTGGCCAACCTGCGCAAGGTGGGCCTGCCGGTCTTCGGCCCGCAGGCGTTCCTCGGCCTGGGCACCTTTGTCGAAGGCTGCGAGCAGGTCGGCACCGAGAAGGGCTGCCGGCGCCAGCTGATCAGCCGCAAGTACCGCGTGCTGATGCAGTTTGGTGACCAGATCGGCGACTTCGTGACGGTGCTGGCGAACAACGCCGCCGGTCGCCAGCGGGCGATGGTGCCGTACATGAACTGGATCGGCTCGCGCTGGTTCGTGTTGCCGAATGCAACCTACGGTTCGTGGGAGCCGGCGCTGTTCAACAACGACTGGAGCGCGCCGCCGGAGCAGCGGCGCCGGCAGAAAATCGATGCGCTACGCTACGAGTAG
- the plsB gene encoding glycerol-3-phosphate 1-O-acyltransferase PlsB — translation MTTNADSSARPRAPWWFNLAGQLLQPWVRIRRDPAEPAALLQAGVPVCYVIERDGFSDALILQRACREAGLPNPMRPLAGTRRRRSVFALARRDGSLLGRNRKRNPNEALRQLVHSLEGLPGSDIQIVPVSIYVGRAPSRDSGWFRVLFSENWVMVGRFRRMLALLLNGRDTVVHFSTPVSLRQTLDESGGITPERFARKVARVLRTHFHRIRAAVIGPDLSHKRTVVDAVLNAEPVRAAIAAAAAKEKISHARAWRKAHQLVLEIAADYSHPVVRSASFLLSNFWNKLYDGIAMHHFDKARAAAPGHEVIYVPCHRSHADYLLMSYQLHVSGVVVPHIAAGVNLNLPVIGPILRRGGAFFLRRSFRGNALYSVVFNEYVAQLIDRGVPMEYFIEGGRSRTGRLLAPRAGMLAMTVRAFLRAPRRPVLFQPVYIGYEKLMEGKSYIGELSGQPKEKESLLGLLKGLKVLRQRYGHVALNFGEPIELTPLLDAASHDWRAAGADPEAKPEWLGVVTDRLAEQIQVNINRAADVNPINLLALALLATPKHAMAESDLLTQLELGKTMLEELPYSDRITLTPMNPAAIIAYGEQMGWIQRVQHPLGDVLTATGERAVLLSYFRNNVLHLTATAAWVACCFLNNRRMSRASILRLGRIIYPFIQGELFLPWDTDGFAEQLQATIDFFVRRGLLEAVSDGRVLERSPGQDDGAYQLKVIARSLIQAFERYYITIAALAKNGPHTMTGAELENACSLTAQRLSLLNELTAPEFFDKALFRGFIQKLRERRIVWTDDAGKLDYDAALEGMVRDARVILSREVRHSILKITPGGNDWEAPAADAREGVVEGTYVPADSDDAALHARHVAAEQREHERRSGSDRRLPDAAEPTPTHRDAAE, via the coding sequence ATGACTACCAACGCGGACTCCTCCGCCCGCCCCCGTGCCCCCTGGTGGTTCAACCTGGCCGGCCAGCTGCTGCAGCCCTGGGTGCGCATCCGCCGCGACCCGGCCGAGCCCGCGGCCCTGCTGCAGGCCGGCGTGCCGGTCTGCTACGTGATCGAGCGCGACGGCTTTTCCGACGCGCTGATCCTGCAGCGCGCCTGCCGCGAAGCCGGCCTGCCCAACCCGATGCGGCCGCTGGCCGGCACCCGCCGGCGGCGCTCGGTATTCGCGCTGGCGCGGCGCGACGGCAGCCTGCTCGGGCGCAACCGCAAGCGCAACCCGAACGAAGCGCTGCGGCAGCTGGTGCATTCGCTGGAAGGCCTGCCCGGCAGCGACATCCAGATCGTGCCGGTATCGATCTACGTCGGCCGCGCGCCCAGCCGCGACAGCGGCTGGTTCCGCGTGCTGTTCTCGGAAAACTGGGTGATGGTCGGCCGCTTCCGCCGCATGCTGGCGCTACTGCTGAACGGGCGCGACACGGTGGTGCATTTCTCCACGCCGGTGTCGCTGCGGCAGACGCTGGACGAATCGGGCGGGATCACCCCGGAGCGCTTCGCGCGCAAGGTCGCGCGGGTGCTGCGCACCCATTTCCACCGCATCCGCGCCGCGGTGATCGGACCGGACCTGTCGCACAAGCGCACCGTGGTGGACGCGGTGCTGAACGCCGAGCCGGTGCGTGCCGCGATCGCCGCCGCCGCGGCGAAGGAGAAGATCAGCCACGCCAGGGCCTGGCGCAAGGCGCACCAGCTGGTGCTGGAGATTGCCGCCGACTACTCGCATCCGGTGGTGCGCTCGGCCTCGTTCCTGCTTTCCAACTTCTGGAACAAGCTGTACGACGGCATCGCCATGCACCATTTCGACAAGGCCCGCGCCGCCGCGCCCGGCCACGAAGTGATCTACGTGCCCTGCCACCGCAGCCACGCCGACTACCTGCTGATGAGCTACCAGCTGCACGTGTCCGGCGTGGTGGTGCCGCACATCGCAGCGGGGGTGAACCTCAACCTGCCGGTGATCGGGCCGATCCTGCGCCGCGGCGGCGCGTTCTTCCTGCGCCGCAGCTTCCGCGGCAACGCGCTGTACTCGGTGGTGTTCAACGAATACGTGGCGCAGCTGATCGACCGCGGCGTGCCGATGGAATACTTCATCGAGGGCGGCCGCTCGCGCACCGGCCGCCTGCTGGCGCCGCGTGCCGGCATGCTGGCGATGACGGTGCGCGCGTTCCTGCGCGCGCCGCGCCGGCCGGTGCTGTTCCAGCCGGTGTACATCGGCTACGAGAAGCTGATGGAGGGCAAGAGCTACATCGGCGAGCTCAGCGGCCAGCCGAAGGAGAAGGAGTCGCTGCTCGGCCTGCTCAAGGGGCTCAAGGTGCTGCGCCAGCGCTATGGCCACGTGGCGCTGAACTTCGGCGAACCGATCGAGCTGACCCCGCTGCTGGACGCGGCCAGCCATGACTGGCGCGCCGCCGGCGCCGACCCCGAGGCGAAGCCGGAATGGCTGGGCGTGGTGACCGACCGCCTCGCCGAGCAGATCCAGGTCAACATCAACCGCGCCGCCGACGTCAACCCGATCAACCTGCTGGCGCTGGCCCTGCTGGCCACGCCGAAGCACGCGATGGCCGAGAGCGACCTGCTGACCCAGCTCGAGCTGGGCAAGACGATGCTGGAGGAGTTGCCGTACTCGGACCGCATCACGCTGACCCCGATGAACCCGGCCGCGATCATCGCCTACGGCGAGCAGATGGGCTGGATCCAGCGCGTGCAGCACCCGCTGGGCGACGTGCTCACCGCCACCGGCGAGCGCGCGGTGCTGCTCAGCTATTTCCGCAACAATGTGCTGCACCTCACCGCCACCGCCGCGTGGGTGGCGTGCTGCTTCCTCAACAACCGCCGCATGTCGCGCGCCTCGATCCTGCGGTTGGGCCGGATCATCTACCCGTTCATCCAGGGCGAGCTGTTCCTGCCGTGGGATACCGATGGTTTCGCCGAGCAACTGCAGGCCACCATCGATTTCTTCGTGCGCCGCGGCCTGCTCGAAGCGGTCAGCGACGGCCGCGTGCTGGAACGCAGCCCCGGCCAGGACGACGGTGCCTACCAGCTCAAGGTGATCGCGCGCAGCCTGATCCAGGCCTTCGAGCGCTACTACATCACCATCGCCGCGCTGGCCAAGAACGGCCCGCACACGATGACCGGCGCCGAGCTGGAGAACGCCTGCTCGCTCACCGCGCAGCGGCTGTCCCTGCTCAACGAGCTGACCGCGCCGGAGTTCTTCGACAAGGCGCTGTTCCGCGGTTTCATCCAGAAGCTGCGCGAACGGCGCATCGTGTGGACCGACGACGCCGGCAAGCTCGACTACGACGCCGCACTGGAAGGCATGGTGCGCGACGCGCGGGTGATCCTCTCGCGCGAGGTGCGCCACTCGATCCTGAAGATCACCCCCGGCGGCAACGACTGGGAGGCGCCCGCCGCCGACGCCCGCGAAGGTGTCGTCGAGGGCACCTACGTCCCCGCCGACAGCGACGACGCCGCGCTGCACGCGCGCCACGTCGCCGCCGAGCAGCGCGAACACGAGCGGCGCAGCGGCAGCGATCGCCGCCTGCCCGACGCTGCCGAGCCGACGCCCACGCACCGCGACGCCGCCGAGTAG
- a CDS encoding metal-dependent hydrolase family protein, with translation MSMPRLLLAVAVSCLPLAAGADAPPPDAAGGPQLNLIECARLLDPVAGRMLGQTTLVVEDGRIKEIRPGAVDPEPYRKTAGSLSVARLPDATCMPGLIDSHTHLTMQFGKNSYSDKFRLNPADHAIRGTVYAKRTLLAGFTTVRNLGDDDNASIALRNAIDAGLVPGPHIFSAGKPIGSTGGHADPSNGFRWDLQGDPGPKDGIIDSPAEAWKAVRQHYKDGADLIKIMPSGGVLDESSSSGNPQMTLEEIQAVVAAAHDDGFTVAAHAHGAEAIRRAVLGGVDSIEHGTFMDAADMKLMKEHGTWYVPTIIAGQYVMEKAKQGWYPPQVARKAEEVGPLILDTAGKAYKAGVKIAFGTDAGVYPHGDNAREFAYMVQAGMPPMFVLQAATTHAAELLHQQDRFGRIAVGRGADVIAVPGNPLDDITAMQHVSFVMKDGVVYKQDGKPTL, from the coding sequence ATGTCCATGCCTCGCCTGCTGCTCGCCGTCGCCGTATCGTGCCTTCCGCTCGCCGCCGGCGCCGATGCGCCGCCCCCCGATGCGGCCGGCGGCCCGCAGCTCAACCTGATCGAATGCGCGCGCCTGCTCGATCCCGTGGCCGGCAGGATGCTGGGCCAGACCACGCTGGTCGTCGAGGATGGCCGGATCAAGGAGATCCGCCCCGGCGCCGTCGACCCCGAGCCGTACCGCAAGACAGCCGGCAGCCTGAGCGTCGCCAGGCTGCCGGACGCCACCTGCATGCCGGGGCTGATCGACTCGCACACGCACCTGACCATGCAGTTCGGCAAGAACTCCTACAGCGACAAGTTCCGCCTCAATCCGGCCGACCATGCGATCCGCGGCACCGTCTACGCGAAGCGCACCCTGTTGGCCGGCTTCACCACGGTGCGCAACCTCGGCGACGACGACAATGCGTCGATCGCGCTGCGCAACGCGATCGACGCCGGCCTGGTGCCCGGCCCGCACATCTTCAGCGCCGGCAAGCCCATCGGCAGCACCGGCGGCCACGCCGATCCGAGCAACGGCTTCCGCTGGGATCTGCAGGGCGACCCCGGCCCGAAGGACGGCATCATCGACTCGCCCGCCGAGGCATGGAAGGCGGTGCGCCAGCACTACAAGGACGGTGCCGACCTGATCAAGATCATGCCCTCCGGCGGCGTGCTGGACGAAAGCTCCAGCTCCGGCAACCCGCAGATGACGCTGGAGGAGATCCAGGCCGTGGTCGCCGCCGCGCACGACGACGGCTTCACCGTGGCGGCCCACGCACACGGCGCCGAGGCGATCCGCCGCGCCGTGCTCGGCGGGGTGGACTCGATCGAGCACGGCACCTTCATGGACGCGGCCGACATGAAACTGATGAAGGAACACGGCACCTGGTACGTGCCCACCATCATCGCCGGCCAGTACGTGATGGAGAAGGCGAAGCAGGGCTGGTATCCGCCGCAGGTCGCGCGCAAGGCCGAGGAAGTCGGCCCGCTGATCCTGGACACCGCCGGCAAGGCGTACAAGGCCGGCGTGAAGATTGCCTTCGGCACCGACGCCGGCGTCTACCCGCACGGCGACAACGCCAGGGAGTTCGCCTACATGGTGCAGGCCGGCATGCCGCCGATGTTCGTGCTGCAGGCCGCCACCACCCATGCCGCCGAACTGCTCCATCAGCAGGACCGGTTCGGCCGCATCGCGGTGGGCCGCGGCGCCGACGTGATCGCCGTGCCGGGCAATCCGCTGGACGACATCACCGCCATGCAGCACGTCAGCTTCGTGATGAAGGACGGGGTGGTCTACAAGCAGGACGGCAAGCCGACGCTCTGA
- the ubiE gene encoding bifunctional demethylmenaquinone methyltransferase/2-methoxy-6-polyprenyl-1,4-benzoquinol methylase UbiE: MNNQPETPPGPTTHFGFRDVPVGDKQKLVGQVFTSVAKNYDLMNDLMSLGIHRLWKRHFVAVSGVRRGDRVLDLAGGTGDIAALLKPVLGDAGEVVVGDINAAMLGVGRDRLTDRGLVAGLRWAQLNAERLPFPDNSFDAVTMAFGLRNVTDKDQALADICRVLKPGGRALVLEFSRVQSELFGKLYDFHSFKVLPKLGRLFAGDADSYRYLAESIRKHPDQETLKGMMERAGFGRVEVRNLSNGIVAIHRAYKF; this comes from the coding sequence ATGAACAATCAGCCCGAAACCCCACCTGGACCCACCACCCACTTCGGCTTCCGCGACGTGCCGGTCGGTGACAAGCAGAAGCTGGTCGGCCAGGTGTTCACCTCGGTCGCGAAGAACTACGACCTGATGAACGACCTGATGTCGCTCGGCATCCACCGGCTGTGGAAGCGGCATTTCGTGGCGGTCAGCGGGGTGCGTCGCGGCGACCGCGTGCTGGACCTGGCCGGGGGCACCGGCGACATCGCCGCGCTGCTGAAACCGGTGCTCGGCGACGCAGGCGAAGTGGTGGTCGGCGACATCAACGCGGCGATGCTCGGCGTCGGCCGCGACCGCCTCACCGACCGCGGCCTGGTCGCCGGCCTGCGCTGGGCGCAGCTGAACGCCGAACGCCTGCCCTTCCCCGACAACAGCTTCGACGCGGTGACCATGGCTTTCGGCCTGCGCAACGTCACCGACAAGGACCAGGCGCTGGCCGACATCTGCCGCGTGCTCAAGCCCGGCGGCCGCGCGCTGGTACTGGAGTTCTCACGCGTACAGAGCGAGCTGTTCGGCAAGCTGTACGACTTCCACTCGTTCAAGGTGCTGCCGAAGCTCGGCCGGCTGTTCGCCGGCGACGCCGACAGCTACCGGTACCTGGCCGAGTCGATCCGCAAGCACCCCGACCAGGAAACCCTGAAGGGCATGATGGAGCGCGCCGGCTTCGGCCGCGTCGAGGTGCGCAACCTCAGCAACGGCATCGTGGCGATCCATCGCGCGTACAAGTTCTAG
- a CDS encoding DUF2249 domain-containing protein, which yields MSIDAVAEQNVHLFDARGVARRFRHSAIFGAIGALRGGETMRFVNDHDPIPLIAQLRERLGDNLTVTYRQRDADAVVIDFGITGLPVE from the coding sequence ATGTCCATCGATGCCGTTGCCGAACAGAACGTCCACCTCTTCGACGCCCGCGGTGTGGCGCGCCGCTTCCGCCATTCGGCGATCTTCGGCGCCATCGGCGCGCTGCGCGGCGGCGAGACGATGCGCTTCGTCAACGACCACGACCCGATCCCGCTGATCGCCCAGCTGCGCGAGCGCCTGGGCGACAACCTCACCGTGACCTATCGCCAGCGCGACGCCGATGCGGTGGTGATCGACTTCGGCATCACCGGCCTGCCGGTCGAGTGA
- a CDS encoding FmdE family protein, with the protein MNYPAFYDQAPRIRMRDPLAAFLGAADDGLLEYAYVDAVRLAGHSCPTVAGAWLMARTALRALYPGEPAERGGVTVRMPAAEEEGVTGVIAQVLTLVTGAAAGNGFHGIGGRFVRQALLGYAASSGAGAVQFRRRDNGTAVAVELDLATVPAAPNLRELMVGALHPEATAEQRAAFAQAWQGRVQRLLLDHADDPQVLQLTRLN; encoded by the coding sequence ATGAACTACCCCGCCTTCTACGACCAGGCCCCGCGCATCCGCATGCGCGACCCGCTGGCGGCCTTCCTCGGCGCCGCCGACGACGGCCTGCTGGAATACGCCTATGTCGATGCCGTGCGGCTGGCCGGCCATTCCTGCCCCACCGTGGCCGGCGCCTGGCTGATGGCGCGCACGGCATTGCGTGCGCTGTATCCGGGCGAGCCGGCCGAGCGCGGCGGCGTCACGGTGCGCATGCCGGCCGCCGAGGAGGAAGGCGTCACCGGGGTGATCGCGCAGGTGCTGACCCTGGTCACCGGCGCCGCGGCAGGCAACGGCTTCCACGGTATCGGCGGCCGTTTCGTGCGGCAGGCACTGCTGGGCTACGCGGCCTCGTCGGGCGCCGGCGCGGTGCAGTTCCGCCGCCGCGACAACGGCACCGCCGTGGCAGTGGAACTGGACCTGGCCACGGTGCCGGCGGCACCGAACCTGCGCGAGCTGATGGTCGGCGCGCTCCACCCCGAGGCCACCGCGGAGCAGCGCGCCGCATTCGCGCAAGCCTGGCAGGGCCGCGTGCAGCGCCTGCTGCTGGACCACGCCGACGACCCGCAGGTGCTGCAGCTCACCCGGCTGAACTGA
- a CDS encoding cupin domain-containing protein has translation MGHLFDLARQAAQLEQAWQSRRLARVGDASLKLLRMDAQAYPDETHAYAEGLLVLEGELRLDVAGEAVTVVAGQLCMVPAGVPHAVLPGSSGTLLIIDA, from the coding sequence ATGGGTCATCTTTTCGACCTGGCGCGGCAGGCCGCGCAGCTGGAACAGGCCTGGCAGTCGAGGCGGCTGGCGCGCGTCGGCGACGCCAGCCTCAAGCTGCTGCGCATGGATGCGCAAGCCTATCCGGACGAGACGCATGCATACGCCGAGGGCCTGCTGGTGCTCGAAGGCGAATTGCGCCTGGACGTGGCGGGTGAGGCAGTCACCGTGGTGGCGGGCCAGCTCTGCATGGTGCCGGCCGGCGTGCCGCATGCGGTGCTGCCGGGCAGCAGCGGCACCTTGCTGATCATCGACGCCTGA